The stretch of DNA TAGAGATCGTGATGCGGGTGTATTTCGAAAAACCGCGCACAACAGTAGGCTGGAAAGGCCTGATTAACGACCCCCATCTCGATAACAGCTTCAAGATCAACGACGGGCTGCGCATCGCACGCGAGTTGCTGCTGCGCATCAACGAACTGGGCCTGCCCGCGGGCACCGAATATCTCGACATGATCAGCCCGCAATACATCGCTGATCTGGTTTCATGGGGTGCCATTGGTGCGCGCACCACCGAATCGCAAGTCCACCGTGAGCTGGCTTCAGGGCTTTCGTGCCCCGTTGGCTTCAAGAACGGAACCGACGGCAACGTAAAAATTGCCATTGATGCCATCAAGGCCGCATCACAGCCACACCATTTTCTTTCCGTGACGAAGGGTGGACATTCGGCCATCGTTTCAACAGCAGGCAATGAAGACTGCCATATCATCCTGCGCGGCGGCAAAACACCGAATTACGATGCCGAGAGCGTGGCTTCTGCTTGCGCGGACATCAGCAAGGCCGGTCTCGCCGCGCGTCTGATGGTCGATGCCAGCCACGCCAACAGTTCAAAAAAACACCAGAACCAGATTCCGGTTTGCGCGGATCTTGGCCGCCAGATCGCAGCCGGCGACACACGGATCATCGGCGTCATGATCGAATCCCATCTGATCGAAGGCCGCCAGGATCTGCAGGAAGGCAGCCCGCTCACCTATGGCCAAAGCATTACCGATGCCTGTATTGCCTGGGACGAAAGCGTCAAGGTTCTGGAAGACCTGGCGCAAGCAGTCAAAGCCCGGCGCCTCGGCGCTGCCGGCGGTAACTAAGCGCCGCCGCCCTCTCCGCCCTGTATTGCCGCGCTGCCTGAATCTCAGGCAGCGCGGCATCGGCAAAAAAGCGCCCCCAATGCCGGACATCCGTTCCGGCATTGGGGGCGCTTCACTTTTGCTGCGCCTGATTCATAGCCAGGCAGCCGAATAGCGCACTCCGCAAGCGCCCGGTACCTTGAGTGCATGACGCGCATCCCCGCTCACACCAGGATCGCTCAAGGCCGAAACAGGAAGCTTGACCTTTTTCGATGAGACGTATACTATTTTATACATGCGGAGTACTTATGGAACGGGAAAAAGAAATACGCTGGCTAGGCTCAAGTTACAACGACCTACTCGCGTTTCCCGACGAACCACGGCGCCAGGCAGGCTTTCAGTTAAGCAAAATTCAGGCAGGTCTGGATCCCGACGACTGGAAGCCCTTTGATGTAGTTGGACCAGGCACTCGGGAAATCCGGGTGCGTGAAACCCACGGCATCTTCCGTGTCATGTACGTCGCAAAGTTTGTGGAAGCCGTGTATGTCCTGCATTGCTTCCAGAAAAAACCCGAACCACCAGCAACCAGGATAAAGCCATTGCCGAAGCGCGTTATCGCGCAATCCTCAACGACAGAAAGGAATAACCATGACCATCGACACTCAAATCCGTCACGTCACCCCCCCGGTGCCAATCTGTTCCTCGAACTCGGCTTCCCCGCCGAAGAAGCCGCCCGGCTGCATGCCGCATCGCAAAAACAGATCAACGACACCCGGCTTCTGA from Paraburkholderia hayleyella encodes:
- the aroG gene encoding 3-deoxy-7-phosphoheptulonate synthase AroG is translated as MPPHNTDDVRIRELKELTPPAHLIREFACNEAISNLIFHSREAMHRILHGMEDRLIVIIGPCSIHDTKAALEYARRLVEQRKRFAGELEIVMRVYFEKPRTTVGWKGLINDPHLDNSFKINDGLRIARELLLRINELGLPAGTEYLDMISPQYIADLVSWGAIGARTTESQVHRELASGLSCPVGFKNGTDGNVKIAIDAIKAASQPHHFLSVTKGGHSAIVSTAGNEDCHIILRGGKTPNYDAESVASACADISKAGLAARLMVDASHANSSKKHQNQIPVCADLGRQIAAGDTRIIGVMIESHLIEGRQDLQEGSPLTYGQSITDACIAWDESVKVLEDLAQAVKARRLGAAGGN